The genomic region gtatcttTACTTACAGGAAATGACAGCAATCATATTACAAATACATTTGAACGGgtgacaatattattttaggataactaaaggttttttttgaacgtaattatttttaatgtatgtacaacTATGATCTatcatttgaattttttttttaaattatatctttttttatcaACTGGCAATTTAGTTAAGTTTTCTCTAAAAATTTCTGGCAGCACTCATGATGATATCGGAACGATTCTatcggacaatgtgaaagggcaaattgtatccgatatcggatatcggctatcggcgtccgatatccgatatcggatcggataatgtgaaaacgctcttagatataagcttcttgtcTCTGTCTTGTCTCTGACTAATATATAGTTATCTGTGACAGGCAGTAGGCACAGACTTCAGAGCAGGCACCTTGGCAGGCAGGCACCAAGAAGCTATAATACACTGGATATTGCACTATGAACATtttgtcacaagaaaatatgaccttgaatgacgcctgtatgtttttttatccctttcacaccaagtttgtgtgaaagggataaaaaaacataataagcTTCTTGGCAGGCACCAATGACTAAGGAATCCTATGGACAGGGCATATTGTTCTATACAAACAactgattatacaaatatcatgcatttcgataccgaaataataaaactaatactgtctctttctaactaatgaatattctgatatgtgaaaaaatatggctatacgtcagtcagtgctaattctataccgtttgacatttgaagttggctcaaatacctactgtggccggtcgccattttatgttctcgttattacgatgtacatgctctgtcattgctccgtagtaaacattgaaaaatattgaatattattgtgattgtgacaaacatttgtgtctaaaacatatagaGTGGTCAAGGACAAATAGTGGCATAATGCCAAAGCGCAGTATTGTGGAATGTGGCTCCGGAAAGAATGAAAACCAGAAAAGTTTGTCTTTGCACCGGTATGTATACgttttgactgaaatattagttatttctttgctgatttagttattttcatgtatattgaattgaggagtattcacagactatgttcagtgcaaaattgttaccaaatatagctttattttgtatattttcgttctagtaaaataattaatttgggtgctagtgatggcttataatatcgacattagcaaaatgttcgatgaagacgtgcgtctcccaaggctgtgtcattaatcttaagaatagttgctttggtgaatacacttccaaattaacaaattaattttgccaagagcagcagaaggaaaaataaaacacctaatatgaattttaacttaagtaaGATTAAGATTAGTcgcttttatagtactttaaaaatgtatttataaataagtcaggtcaggactaaaattataataacctaaaaattcattttttataggttaccaagaagtgaaaatagaaaaggaaaatggttagaagcaattgaaactgaaaatatcaAGCCAAATGTAAAGGATATATCATAGTATGTTCCCTACATTTCCCCGAAAGTGCTTTCAATAGAACAATGGATGTGATTAGTCTGCACGATGATGCTATACCAGTATGTTTGCCGCTGCATTCACACAGGGTGAGGTTTTTATCTGTagacacgtgatgtcttccaatttacttttggtctttttatttagatttagggctgtcatttatattctaacgtttctcctattttgaagagggcctgtgaacaaactgagatggttttatatgattttttgagtacaaacttgggtgatatttggttgttgaaatgttattgactgagggaaagtgaaatttactttaaatacatggggtgttttaatttatttttctattctttataaatttatatttataaagcatttgaatgccataaaataaaaccaaaaatataaatttaaattccgCTATTGCAAGCcctaatgttaatattaatttcaaaccgTCGTGTCAGCATtgcccttttaattaaaatgtattgcatgttagttaaaatgtaaagtgaacaatgttagttaatgtaaactgtgaCATTTCATTTCCAGGTACCGGTTGAGCCTCAAATCCCGAACTCAAAAATGAACAGAGTGAATCCGAGTGCATCACAGGCTGCACGAAATAGTTTAGTTCTATAATTTTCTctgttattaattagtaattattgttttttttttctattacctactgtatattgtgatgttcatcgtaataaaaaactattatatacctatattagtatttattttgtatcattatattacattcctcaaaactgaaattagtTCAGCTAAAAGGTAACAAACAGCACATTCAATGACTGGGTGGTACGAAGTTCACcgggaccgctagtaatttaataaaacaatcgaATACTAAATTATTCTGTTTTTCCGGAGCATGCGCCATCCCGCATGGCTGTAATACCATAGCAGCAAAATGCATACAACAGATTTTATACCGCATTCCTGTACCACATTTGCTCTTTACTGGCATGCTTCCGTTAATACTACATTCCAATAATATCTGATTTCAAAAACACCagtcaaacaaaacaaaatatccaATAAACCAGTTGGTCAATTTAGCAGATAACTTAAATGCCAAATTGTAAGTCTACCGTAATCCTTATATCCAAGTCAAAATTGAACtggatttattaaattatacagggttagctatcttgtcctgcgaggttgctggtgttttacaagtaaccctgtttAGGTGTTACCGTCACGAGCACTCATCGTCATACTTCATTCTCAttatttttctccatcgcgccaaaagaagtataacttcaaaaaatatgtatatataaatactagcggtccgccccggcttcgcccgtggtacatttttacgttttctctccataagaaccatcctcgtacttcaagaaatgtaataaaaaaagaattaacgaaatcggttcagttgttctcgagttatgcgcttaccaacacaatttgcgattcatttttatattatagattatttttatatcgataaacatattaatgtttatcgatatattctcggcactaaacaccgccatgttttgttccattcaatatggcgccggccacactttttttgtaggtatgtcactTCCATGTGATTCCTTATTCATTGGCAGGCACCAATGTGGAACAGAGTCTGTGAGAGTATATTTGTTCTGTGGTCTGTGACACTGTGATTTCTGTCTACTGAATGTTGACTGATAAAGGGAGGTTGGACTTTggaggtacctacctatcgtacctatttattcaataagttAGCTTGTGGCTTGCAAAAGTACAGAATAAGTCTCCTgtctttacaaaataatgtgaatttaagttaaataatgaatatattattttcaagatAAATACACATGATagaaacatataaataaaatcgttATTTACAAATCCAGTGAATTATTACCTGATAAACCTCTACATCCCCAACATGGGTGGAGGTGATTTGGTGAGTACTATTCGCTCGCTATTATTTCATCTTATTTCTTCAGTCATAGATGTAATATTCAGTGATTGTATTTGAAAGCGTGTGAAGTAAATTCCAAATCGTTGCAGAATTCCAAAAAGTCATGGCATCCCAATACTATGAAAAATCAAGAAAGAGTCTGGAAGGCTGAACAAATAGCTGCAGAAGAGAAAAAACGAATACTAGAATTACAGCAGGAGCGAGCCCAAGAGAGAGATCGCCATGAACTCAACGAATTGGCTCGGAAAAATGCTCCAACAACAAATTCAGACAATCGTTTGGATTGGATGTACAATGTAAgtttaataattcaaattgtgtGATGCAAAACAAGGCCTAGTTGTGCTTGTGGCTTCATTCAatactattaaatttattaaaaaattgcatttttttgCATTGGACAGGACATTGGAAAAATGCAAAAATGCAATCCATTTTTGCATTTTTCTATGTTACACTTATTTGTTTTGGCATATAAATAGATCCTTAAAATTGATAGACATGTGCAGAGGGTGGCCTTATCAGTTAAAATTGAcatcaaaattattacaaatatattgttttgcaTTAGTGgacaattattattctctagattcatatttatatccttatctatttatatattattaataactcaggccccggaaccacagacacaatagaaaatctattgtgtcatagaccgatcgggccgcttggggctcaatgggttaattattattaatcctTTACTGTCTATGTTGGTGTCACAGTTATTACTTGCTTGTATTTGATTGTAacttttatacaattttgtgGATTCCTAACAACCTTCTGCCTATTTATTGTTcccattattattttgttagttttgtcacaattatgtatgtaataaccactatgtatattttgactagctttccgcccgtggcttcgcccgcacagtcaaagaaaaacccgcatagttcccattcccatgggatttccatgataaaacctatcctatgtcccggggaagaaagtagcctatgtcctttctcgtgtatcaaaatatctctatgctaactttcatgcaaattggttcagtagttaaggcgtgattgagtaacagacagacagacagagttactttcgcatttataatattagtatggatgattACTTTTTGTGACCATTCACTTATGCTGCAAATAAGACTTAGAATACATATCTAGGAAACTTACATTTACACTAATTAATGCAAACATACATCAACAGTTAAGTAATAATGTATCCTAGATATCTGTAACAATGTACATATATCCTTAACATGAAAACAAGCTCtcattttatcttttttttagaAACCCGACAAGCAAGTTCAACATGAAGATTATCTTCTCGGTAAAGCCATTGATAAGAGCTTTGAACAAGGTGATAAAGCGGAACAGAATGAAATTCCAGCAGTGGCACGTAGAGTTGTAGGGTCTAGTATGTTAGCATCTACAAGCGATGTGCAAGTTGACTTGGCCAGAAAAATAAGAGAAGATCCTTTACTACTGGTAAAAGAAAGAGAAAGAGCGGCACGAGCGGCTTTATTAAATAACCCTGTACAGAGGAAACGCCTAGCTGAGTTGTTAAGACAAGAACAAGtaagaaattaaatgaatacttAGGATaacttattgtttttatagccCAACTAATTGTACTGACCGTCTCCTAGGTACAGTGGTAAACGCGTGACTCACCTACCTATcgtgatcacctacttgtccctaaacaAAATctatcagtgaaacagatgtataatacatctgccccttaccccactacggaacatgggacttcacttaatTGTACTGCTGTTGTATCTGCAATGTCGAGCTCCCTATTCCACAAGAACAACATAATCCATTGTAATGTGGTTTATCtctaaatagtatttttttctattttatttagaaagtACATTTACAGTAGACTCTTCAGATTTCTGTGATTGCAGTGAATCGTAATAATAGAGATCGCTAACACCAACCAGATATGGGATATGTATATTGTTTAATGAAGGCACTTACCCAAGAtgaaaacttgtttaaaaaaaaataaacaattttattttatttattgttggctggctataatataaaaataaatgataataattgctATAAACATGGGATTTGTGAATTAAATTGCATGTAGATGTGTGAGTGCTTgacaaaaacaattattgtgGTAAATTGAGTTTAATTTTGACAGAAATTTTAACTGTCAGTATTTCGTTTTGTAtgttctttaatttttatctctAATATTTGcaggaacaaaaaaaggcacaaaagaaaaagaaaaaaacaaaaaaggcAGATAAAGACTTAGATAACATTTTAGCTGCAAAACTAAATGCATTGAGTTCTAGCAAAGTTGATCTTGCTAAACTTCTTGAATCTGACGATTCATCAGATGATTCTTCTGATGACGAAAAatctaaaaagaaaaagaagaagaaaaagaaacataaGAGTAAAGATAAAGGAAAAGATGAAGAAAAAGGTGACCGTAAGAAAcataaaaaacgtaaacaatcTGAAAGCGATAACGAAGAATCTTCCCAAGATAGAAAAAGTCGTAAGAATAGTTCTAAACGAAAAAGTAGCGTAAGTGAGGATGAATCGAGTCCAaagaaaaaacacaaaaaacatCATAAAAGTAGTAAACATAACGATAGTGACGAGGAATCATGTGATTTAAACGTCAAACAGCCACATTATTCAAAACATACGAAATATGATAGCGATGTCGACTATGATAAAAAGCAagagaaaaaatattcaaaagaaagaaagaacaGCATTGTTGATGATGATTATAAAAGAGAAAAGAACATACTATCACAAAAACATCAAGAACATACTAGCACAACAAAAAGCTTTAATCATGAAAGAAGTAAAGATAAAAATGAACGAACATACTATCACAAAAACATCAAGGAAGATAGAAAAATCAACAGAAAAGTTGGTTTAAGTGAAGAAGAAAAGGCAGCAAAATTAGCAGAAATGGCTGCAGCAGGTGCTGAACGAGAAGTACAAAGAGGGAGGCGCGTTGCAGCCCAACTAGCCGAGAATTCAGCAGCCGAAAAGAGTGTAATGTCACGAGCTTCATCACGTAATGAAGCTCGCGCGTTACCAGATTCACTTGAAAGTAGAATCCATTCCAATAGACATTATATTCAAAGGGATCAGAGAcatatgaatgaaaattttgcTAGgagatgataataaaataatagacattaatttttttattgttattatttctactttaaataattcttaCAGAAATACACACgatagttaaattataatatataaataggatgaacttaaaataaattgatgacAAATGCGatatgatttatattatataagattaaaaaaaaaaaattggttttaatataaattatttacttttcatCAGTTTTTCAGTCCAGTGGAATCTTCTCCTTAACAATCTGAAATATAGAATTAATGGCTTTTAAAACTTGCATCTCTTAAACAAGAAATAAACTGAGACTTAGATGTTTGTACACAGTTGGTTAAAATTGAACTTATATAGGAAAACTATGATATAATTTATCGATTCCGCATGAATCCCTGTGCAAAcatatctttaattatttatggattTTTTGACTTATGGATTTTTTTGAATTCGTCTATACGTACTTAAGATTTAACTTACCTAAATACTAACAATGAacaaaccaaaaaaaatatgacgaTTACCTAAAGTATAGGTATCAAGCAACACAACCCTCGGCTCCATACTTTCATAAATGGttacttttaatttcatatttgataGGTACTAAATAAATCTTTCACTTGTTTTACCTCTGCGCACATTCCAGCATAAATAGGATCTGTATCCCATGGGCCCCTTTCTGGTAGGGGCAATGCGCGTCGGCGCAGTTCTGCCACTAATTCGCTCACTTCCATTATAGGGATAGGGTCAAGAGTACGCGCCAAGCCAGCCAAATACTCCACGTAGTGCATcctgtaaaaatatatgacgTAAACACACCTCAATCAGGCCTCGTTTGTAGAGGCCTTCTAATGAACCGTAGGGTCGTGGTGGTGGTCTCAACGCTGCCCGGCGTACTAGTGTTTCCAAGTCATCTACACCCAAGATTGGCATCGGGTCGATTTTCTTGTTACGCACCAACCGACTCAGATACTCCAAATAATGGTTCCTGAAAACACAACCTCTACTCACCGCCGCGTAAGCGTCTTCCTTTAACCCTGCCCATTTGACATCCATAGCTACATGCATAAAATGATATAGTGCCAATATATACAAGCTGATTGATTGAGCTACTTTCATTATTGTcattatttaagaattatgAAGTAAATCTCATGGAATTCCATGCCTCATCGATTATtgccttttttttaatcaaaatttaacaaaGTACCTATCCTTTTAGTTTACCGGCTATCGTCAAATGTAGGTATAAACTACTACACGTTGGTACTACAGGAGATGTATGTATggtgtatgtattatttgaCATAtcatgtaaacttgataaaaaaattgtatttcgAGTGTGTATTAAAagtaagataaataaaaagaaaaataatagtcCTACTTGCAAAGTCCACCATTTTTAGGTAAAACTTCACTACCACACGTGGTGTCAATTAATCCTGTAGGTGTCTCCCTCTGTAGTTGTATAGGGCATCTTGTGTTGTTACCTTGAGGCCCTTCTGTTTCATATGTTACATTATTCATCTGTAAtaatacaacataatattggtataatgttatattatattcaactaaataatattgaaactatgGGTAGTACCATACCTGCAAGAGCGTCTGTAACTCGTGAGGTTCTTTGTCACGTAAATAGAAAAGACAATTTCGCGGATGATGTGCATGTAGACCTAATTTAGCACAATATTCACTCAATCCACATCTAGCTCCCATCATGAATGGTTTGCCGCAACCGTAACAAAATTCATATTTGCACTGGGTGCATGTGAAATGCATACATCCGCCCctgagaaaatattaaaattttaaagatttactttattaattaatatacttaatttatattatgtacttacaattagtaaataataattgaaggAATCCTAATCTTATTATTACACAAGAATTATATTAACTTAGATATGAATTAATGAGAActatataacttttatttaaccctagaacactaaccttatttttcaacgtTTAATACTAACCTTCGTCGTTTCGACTACGCTGTTTATTAGAGGGGATTTAggggtttaattaaaaaaatatatttgtagttatgtttttattttaaggacaATGTATTaatctacatataaaaatactaaaatatttattttaacatagttttaattaaaacagtcATCAAAATGAGATCACAGTTTACACGCTTTATGAACattcttatatattttgaaaaattccgtacatataatatatacctctaAATTGCtcgaaataaactattaattacaaaaataatatctggaaaattaattaaaaatataattttgataatagctTAGGATCTAAAACATTTGTGACACACATCAAGTTTGTGTTCCCCACACAACGTTTTTTACACTTAGTGCATCTATTTTTAGGTCTACCTTTGCTTTACGGAGAGACATATAgcatatatgtttattttagtttgcTATGGAGGCACATTAGCAGTATTAGTTTGCTCAGTCTCATTTATAACTTTCACATTATTCCTTCCTggcatgtttaaaatttatgtaattgaGTCCCACAGAGTATCAGTAATGTCACCAGTAATATCTTGAAAAAAGCGTACAGGCCCACGTGCTATGTATCTATGTTCTTTGAAGGTCTTCTGATTTGTGACCTTGACTGTTGTGATGAccataatatgtgtttttCTTTCCCAAGAAGAATGGTACGCGATGGTCTTGTAATCGCTAGGGTCAGCTGAAGTGCTAGGTGTCTCGTCTTCAATAGAACGTGGGGAGATGTATTACTACTTGCCTCATAATTTTGATCTGGAAATTGCTCTTTATTTACAGTAGAAACTTCATCATCACCCTCCGCTTCATGCCTCTTCAGCCTCAATGTGGTCTTCAGGCTTTCTCTCAGATGAATTTTCCTCATCGCTTTCAACTTCTAAAACTAACATATGAATcgtatctaaaaaataaaataataggcaccattataaaagataaaataacgtaattttaacttaactaAATACAGGGTGGTTCTAAATTACGTtgacaaatttcaaaataataaatttcaaaaataggACATGCTGCGTtgctattgttttttaattattattttcacatgtTTTGGCGCCAACTTAACGTTATTTGTGAagagaataaatttaaaattagtctTTTTTTACTATGTCTGCTCAACGAGGTGcaataatatccttattagACTGGTAAGTGGCAGTGCGAGGTAGTGCGACTTCTCGGTATCAGTCGGCAGTTAGTTTCTTCTGCTATTAAACGCTTCTATGAGCTTGGCCATCTCGGTGACCGTCTGGGAAGAGGCAGAAAAATAACTGTGAGGACGCCTAGGATTCGACATATCGTCAAACAAAGATTGACCCGCAATTCACAAGCCGAGGTAAGAAAAATGGCTCGAGACTTAGTTGTAAGTCATTCAACGTTACAACGAGTTGTTAAAAATGAGCTCAAGTTAACAGCATACAAGCTGCGAAAAGCACAGCGGTTGgatgataaagataaaaaaatacgcctTGAAAGATGTCGCTTACTGAAAGCGCGCTCCGCTGGTAAAgcgtggaaaaatatttttttcacagatgaaatttttttttaaattgagcAGTCTCATAACCGCCAAAACGATAGAGTTTACTCTTCTAGTCACCCTGGAGCCACAGCAATTATCCCCCATCGGCAAAAACCGGATTCAGTCATGGTTTGGCGTGGCATTTGCTCAACAGGCAAAACTCCTCTCGTTTTCGTAAAAAAAGGTGTAAAAGTGAATCAAGAAATATACCGACGCGATATTTTGGAGAGTGTAGTTCTTCCTTGGAGCCAGCAGCACTTCGGTGACCAACCGTGGACTTTTCAACAGGACTCTGCTCCATCTCACAGGGCCTCAAATGTGCAGTAGTGATGTATGGACCATTTCCCAGAGTTCATAAGTTCCAAGGAACGGCCTCCATTTTCA from Colias croceus chromosome 3, ilColCroc2.1 harbors:
- the LOC123706135 gene encoding pre-mRNA-splicing factor CWC25 homolog — its product is MGGGDLNSKKSWHPNTMKNQERVWKAEQIAAEEKKRILELQQERAQERDRHELNELARKNAPTTNSDNRLDWMYNKPDKQVQHEDYLLGKAIDKSFEQGDKAEQNEIPAVARRVVGSSMLASTSDVQVDLARKIREDPLLLVKERERAARAALLNNPVQRKRLAELLRQEQEQKKAQKKKKKTKKADKDLDNILAAKLNALSSSKVDLAKLLESDDSSDDSSDDEKSKKKKKKKKKHKSKDKGKDEEKGDRKKHKKRKQSESDNEESSQDRKSRKNSSKRKSSVSEDESSPKKKHKKHHKSSKHNDSDEESCDLNVKQPHYSKHTKYDSDVDYDKKQEKKYSKERKNSIVDDDYKREKNILSQKHQEHTSTTKSFNHERSKDKNERTYYHKNIKEDRKINRKVGLSEEEKAAKLAEMAAAGAEREVQRGRRVAAQLAENSAAEKSVMSRASSRNEARALPDSLESRIHSNRHYIQRDQRHMNENFARR